aatgagaacattaaagggtaaatgtctaacactattcttttaaacatcacaatgtccttttctgcaatatctgaatatatattctgtgcaaaattgttcagtccttaaacacaaataaagaatagaacaagtattgcactgtcctacctgcccattctagtgtgttgggctcatgactggtgcttggtaatgttacggggcctggcttttcactcttagcagcaaactggactagaggctgctgctgctgaagagcaacagtacaagaaaaggtttgatacataaacatgaacggtgatttgcagacatcgttgttttgcactgctcctaactagcttgacgttaaccaggggcggactgagacaaaatttcaggccgggaaatctcacacttatccaggccatcccacaccaaaatttgaaaccctggacaacaatatttttcatcatcacataaagaaaagttgaaatcaactgggtaaaataattaaatgctatctcttgaacttccaatttgccttttaatctcttttaatctctctgtctctcatgtgtgtttactttttaaacaaattttcttgtatcttgtgtcacttttttcataaacacatctcgacctttacaaccacctatacagtacagatctaaggttggtcttttttaaagaagacaatcagcagattattgcagaaatactgagacctttttaaagacatgtttttgtcaagattgtaaaaagttgtgattttgtaaaatgacacttgacattgctgctaagggggaggagacagccaccaggatggttcttgagcttctaagctttcaaaattatatataatttatgattagtactaaaacatttgatagaaaaaagggcaacagaaaaaagagggccactacattaggaccatgtgttattgtcgtaatgttaaaattaaaacaacaaaaattagctacatcttgaatatatctttattaaaaaatcttaaaactaaacatgttttgcattatcatgggtcatgtttggccctaaggaaaattaaccatgatattattgagcctatggtaaacataaccatgtttttttgggggtttttttaggattgattcccattagtataatcataattttataccatggtgaaagtatagtgtagcaaaaccattgtatattgtataattattgtataactatagtaaacatgttttgtaaaaccacagttaatttttataagggtagctccctaaacctgttttaaaacgatattttttatagattaacatttgttagcagttcaatacttaagtaaacaaagacaaaactacaatagtctgtttacagatgtaacagacctgcgctttaggtcctaaacaggacagatttgtctctctgctccacctgggcacttctacatcagtctcgcgtcgttttggcggacggcggacgcgcggatgcgcggagcgcgcgcgagacgaaacgcgtgccagtcaagactaaccgatttatgatttattagagttttactattgaatggctaattctgaaataaccactttagtacattaggccggcaacaaaaacaacaacaacaacactattaaataataataataaaaattggagggtagcgggccaaaaattctcccgatggacagtccgcccctggcgactgctgtgagtgcaggcagctagggacaccggccctcgcggccaaaaaaacggaccggcccaccgggaattctcccggtcctcccgattagccaatccgggcctgctCTTCCACCCCCAACCCCAAAAAACTGGCTGCCTATTGCTTCGGGTGTGTGTTCAAGGTGTGTGCTAAGCATGTGCACACAAGATGGGTGAAATCCAGGGCACAAATACTTGGCCACACATCACATCCTTTTCCTTTTATAAACACTGCTTTATAAGGCAGTTTATGTCTTGTTCACACACAAAACGAAACCTACACTGCATGTTGCGGTAGGCCTAATAAAGTTTATTTGGTTTATGAAATTTACCTTTAAAATATAGCATCCTAAAAaagagatttctttttttttctgctgtgtttACATACATGCCAGTTTGTGCTTCAACCAGTCTAATCTTTTTCATCTCCAGACTGCTTTAGCGTCACAGTACCCTCCGGTCCTGTATTTGTGGTCCGTGGAGCCACGGCGCTTCTTTCTTGTGAGTTTGAACCGGATCCTAACATCTCTAATTTGGTGATCACATGGCAACTGCAGGAAAGCACTCAGGTGGCCCACAGCTTCTACTACGAGAAAGACCAGCTCGAACGACAAAACCCAGTTTATTTCAACCGGACAACATTAAATCACAAGGAACTCGCTAAAGGAAACGCATCCCTCAGTATAGCCAATATTGGACTGAAGGATGCAGGGAACTACGTGTGTGTAGTGAGCAACGCCAAGGGAACTGATAGAGGAGTGGTGCGTCTCATTTACGCAGGTACGCCAGtgatattttagtatcattgtaatattttgacttctaATAGGTTGATGTGAGAGATtatctgtgtgtgttttgtgtcctCAGATTTCTATACTGAGCCGAGGTTAAGCATCCTTCTCAAATCCACCAATGTGACTCTCCAGTATGAGATGGAGGGCTACCCAAAACCAGAGGTCATGTGGTTGGGGTCAGGAGGTCAGAATCTCACTGACCACCTGGAGGTTTTGCCTGCATCAGACGGAGGACTGTACTACTTAAAAAGCAGCTACGTAACTCAGAGTCCAGCGTGCAATGTCACGTTTAAACTTAAAAGTCCTGCTGCAAATCAGGAGCTACAGAGACATGTTAACCTCAGCTATGGTAAGCACTGCTTTCTGGGATATTTGATTGTATTTGATCAGtgatttaattagattttattgtGTTCTAATGTTTAACCAACTACAATGATGATTTTTTAcacatttgttttgtttaaagTCGGTAAGAAACCAAGGCtgcaaaaaaactgtaaaagcagcaatattgagatatattattacaatttaaaataactggtttctatttgaatatattttcaaatgtaagttatttctgtgatcaaagctgaattttcagcatcattactccagtcttcagtgttgcatgatattctaatttcatgctcaagaagcatttcagTGTTGAAAGCAGCCTCATGTTTTCTGGAAACCgatatacattttttcaggattatttgagtGTTCAAGAGAAAAACATGGTTTTGAAAtgtgaatcttttgtaacattgtaaatgttgtAACTTAAACCAGCAAAATCTCACATGGAGTAAACATAGCTGTTGTTGTGGTAAACCAAGAATGCCATGATTAAAAGGGAGTGCTTTAAAACCATTCCCATTAGAATTCCCAAGAAAAACAAGTTAGACTTTGACAAATAATCATCTCCTTAAAGAAAAGTTCACCAAGAAATATCAATTTTGTCATTTGCCAACCCTTTCAGAAACCCAAATGatctatttcagttttttttttttttcagacaccATAAATGTTTGAGGTCTGTATGAGATGAGCATAAATGTTGTCCAAATAATTTTTGGGCTGCATTCCAAGTGTTGAATGGGAAACATCTGTTCTGTGGACAACATCAGGAAGAGCAGCAATAATCCCCCagggtaaacagaacagaacaattGCATAAATAATTAAGTTTCAATAATTTAATGTAGATTTagctagtgttgctttcgtcaacgaaaattatgactaaatatatGCACTGAGCTTCACTCACtctgacaacacacacacatagagacattcagccagagtgacagcaggtttctgatttctttttttaattttctttaattaattaaagcttgtataaaatttatattaacagcacttgctcagaatgattagatctctgtgtgaaaaaagttgtaaagagtttggatgctgcactttaaagatgtaAAAAATTACAGGTATGTTTTttaatacatctttaaaaaatcaccacgtcaacaccgttcaagatatcccaaatccgctcgcaatttaacatcttcagaatcttctcgtcatgttaaaaaaaagtttggtgtgaacagcttgttgttcttagtaggagtgtgaatttgtttacagcctgatttttcctaaaatccacattcaaatcaaaatagccggcttcctgttggtcttagctaatgagtttcatttagaaagttgtccagattgatgagaacaatatatgtacagagtttggtgactgtaggaaaaactaaccccccaacttttgtcaaaagatggcgctatagagtgctccacgcccatttatgacctttcgccagtgtctaactatcattaatattgatgtgtgtgttgagtttcatgaaattctaagcatgttatctgcctcgaaaagacaggaatctaattttaaagtttgagacgttgccatggcaacagcatttgatttagcatcgacccctttacatattctcatcggccgtgttttgacattattttgatgaagtttaaagaaaatcaagtaaaattaagaagctgatttcaaagcattttgaaaatgacacgctgccagttggtggcgctataactttgactcataatagtcacatttatggaatcggcatcatacaacgaacaaactggtgaagtttcatcagaatcaggcaatgtgtgcaacagttattagacacttcctgtttctcatttctcgccataactttgtcgccttgccatggccaaaccgttcaagatatcaaaaatcccctcgcaatttagcatccccaatgtcttgagatcatgctgaccgagtttggtgacaatcccatggaaatcctgggaggagtacattaaattccagaacatgcgctttttaaacagccctaaatatctcacttcctgttgggtggagcttATGACATaaagtacaaaagttgtttggctcagtgagatctatatgtgtaccgagtttcatatgagtacgtgcaagtatgtgtgcgcagtacatcaagttttcaaactgtgttccagagGGCACTgaagaggccctgaaccacgcccgggtcccagcctctgcggcgtccggacgacggcagattccaacatTATCCGTCAGTACTCTGTCTGTTTTTTTCCCATGGTTTAAGTCTTTATTGGCCTCAGCTGTGTTGTTGTAATTATAAGAGTAAAAAGCTCAGTATTTTGAGTTGCGGCTTGTGGAATTTTACTAGTATGAGGCTACAGTTCAAGAATGCAGATTTAGTTGcgacttattttttttccccctgtgtCATTGCTAAATTTAGTCCTGTCAGTATGGTTTTCCATCTTTTGTTTTTCCAAACTTTTTATTTGCAGGGAAAAGTTCAAAGAGTTCTCAGAATATAAGATGACATCAATCAACCTTGATGCTCATGTTCTCTAACACATTCTATAACGAAGCAAGAAAGTCCAATTGTACAAAGTACTAAATTGTACAAACTGCCATGCATTTGGTATGTAACCTCGGACAATCAGTTCAGTCTTTTGTTGCGAGTTCCTGAGAGCAGAATCAATGCTTTATTGTCTGATAGCTAACAGGATTGTCTGTTtcacttgacatttttttttctctgagacAATTTTGAATAAGCATTACTCTTAGTTTAGACGTTGAAATGCCTATAGTTCCCAAACTGGCATTCATTTT
Above is a genomic segment from Garra rufa chromosome 2, GarRuf1.0, whole genome shotgun sequence containing:
- the LOC141325171 gene encoding CD276 antigen homolog is translated as MLCPFLFLWILLRHTDCFSVTVPSGPVFVVRGATALLSCEFEPDPNISNLVITWQLQESTQVAHSFYYEKDQLERQNPVYFNRTTLNHKELAKGNASLSIANIGLKDAGNYVCVVSNAKGTDRGVVRLIYADFYTEPRLSILLKSTNVTLQYEMEGYPKPEVMWLGSGGQNLTDHLEVLPASDGGLYYLKSSYVTQSPACNVTFKLKSPAANQELQRHVNLSYDGNMSSSTSVMVLSVLCIFLMCSTGVLLWLYCRNKRK